The sequence CATTCGGAACACGGATAAAAAAAAAGAGAAGAAGGAAAACCTTCTTCTCTTTAACTTTAACACACTCATGCTAGCTTATTGCTAGCACGGGCTATCTTAGAATACCATTCCTAAATCAACAGAAACGCTTCCAGAACACCATTCGATTTTTCTAAGTGGGATAGAAACGTAGCATTTTGTCTTGACATCGCCAAAGCTATCATCAACAATTAAAGCACGATCGCGTCCACGACGGGCTTCAAAATATTGCCATTTGCCTTTTAAAGCCAATGTCCAGCAATCGCAGAAATCCCACTTCACACCGAAATCAACGACATGACCATAGGCATTTCTAGCACGGTGGTGGAATCCATCTGGAAGATCAGGACGCAAGTTCCAACGAGCTTTTGCATGGTAGCATGCCCAGTGGAATTCATAGTCTAAGAAGAGTGTCCAATCGCACATAAGACGATAGTCAAGATCGAAACCAATAAATGGTCCATTCCAACGTGTATGGTATTTGCTGTGTAAGCGACCGCTGTAGCTGTAGCTGTAGTCGCTATAGCTGCTGTAATCATAGCTATAGTCGCTGTAGGAATAATAGCTGCTGCGAGCTTCGTTAGGCGCTGCAGCAAAAACGATATCATCACTATAGCTGCCATCAGATACGCTGTCTATTCTAAGATGGCGGTCTCTTAAATGCTGCCCTTTCCAAGAATAACCAACTAATGGTGTGATAGATAAGCTATCATCACACATTTTAAATTGGTATCCAACAGCAACATCGGCATCATAGACATGACCACGTGTACGGGCATGAGAACGAGAAAACTCGATAGGAGAGCCGCTCTCAAAACGAACATGATCAGAATCTGTATTTTTGCCGTGATAGATCCAACCGTAATCTCCACTTGCTCTCAAATAGATGTTATCGCAAGTGACGTACTTGCCGCGTCCTTCGATTTGCCAAATTTGAAGATTTTTCCACTTCAAATCCGAGCTTAAACCAAAAGGAACAGAGCCGCTTTCATCTGAAGAATAAGAAGATCCAAAAGTATCTACGTGAGTTTTCCACTTCAAGTGGTCTCTACGATAGCCAACGCCGACTTCCAATGAGGAATCTGTTGCCTCTGGCCAGAAGGCAGAAACAGCAGAACAACTTAGAAGAGACGCCATAAGTGTCAAAATAAATTTGCGCATATGTCCTCTCAATGATTTTTAATGGTTCAGGGATCTTTATAAAATACACTCTAACAATAAATTCTAGAATTAAGCAATACTAAATCGTGCATTCACGATTGGTTTTGGTAATTGGAAGACAACATCCTCATGGGTATAAACAATATCTTCCACTTCATCTACTCCTAACTCAATTAAACGTTGGATGCATTTTTGTACAATCTCTTCTGGAGTAGAAGCCCCTGCTGTCAAACCAATAGTTTGCTTTCCAATCAGCCAGCTCGGCTGGATTTCTTTTTCATCATTAATCAAATACGACTCAATTTCTCTTGTAGAAGCAACCTCTCTTAATCTATTAGAATTAGAGCTTTGCGGATCGCCAACAACTAAAACCAAATCCGTTTGGTCTGTAATTTCTCTTAATGCCATTTGACGATTGGTCGTGGCATAACAAATAGAGGAGCTGGGCAATGTTTCAATATGAGGATACTTAGCCATGAGGGCTTGTGTGATCTCTTTGACATCATCCAAGCTAAGAGTCGTCTGCGTAATATAAAACAATTTTTCATTTTCTGAAAATTGAAGATTTTTCACATCGTCTACAGATTCTACAATGGTGGTCACATCAGGCGCTTCCCCTGCTGTTCCAATAATTTCGACATGGTGACGATGCCCAATTAAGACAATTTGATAGCCTTGCGAAGCAAAACGCTTGACTGCCGAATGGACGCGTGTGACCAACCCGCAAGTGGCATCAATTTCAATTAACTGGCGTGCTTTAGCTTGCTCTCTTACGGCCGGAGACACACCATGGGCAGAATAAATTAAGCGGGCCCCCACAGGGACATCATTCACATCTTCAATAAAAATAGCGCCTTTATCTCTAAGTTCTTGTACCACATGCCGATTATGAACAATTTCATGTTTGACATAAATGGGGGCGCCCCAAAGCAGCAAAGCTTTCTCAACAGTCTCAATGGCTCTTTCAACCCCTGCACAAAAGCCTCGTGGTTTGGATAACAGCAACTTCATTTAATACCTAAACTTTAGATGAATAGAAGAAGAAAAATCATAGCGGAAAAAGGAGTATTTGACAATCACGAAGATCGCTTTTCTTCTAGTTCTTCGATATGATTCAGCAACCCTTCGCAAGAATCTTCTAACATATCCAATACAAGCTCAAACGCGCCTCCTGACTGGTAGTAAGGATCGGGGACTTCCTGCCCTTGATAAGTCGAGCTAAATTCTGTCATTAAATACATTTTCGCTTTTTGCTCGGGTGTTTTAGCGTAATGATAAAGAAATTTCAACACTTCTTTATCTGCAGCTAGAATATAATCGAAGTGGTCCAAAAAAGACTTTTGAAATTGCTGGGCCCGGCTTGTCAGGACAATCCCCCTCGCACGCGAAGCCTCTTGGATACGCCTGTCAGGAGCTTGGCCGATATGCCAATCTCCTATTCCACAACTTTCGGCATAAATATCCAGCGAAGGACGATGGGAAGCTAAATGCTTTAAAATCCCTTCGGCAGCAGGCGAGCGGCAAATATTTCCCATGCAGACAAAAATAATACGAGCTGTTTTTTTCATTTCCGCCTAAAATTACGAGATTTGAACATCTGTTGCACAGCGGAACCCATACGTTCCGTTAACCGTGCCAGGATTATTCCGGTGCCTTCTAGAGCAACGCAAATCCTCTTTTAAGCTCTTCCAACACCCTCCTCTTAATACGCGATACACTCCTTGCAGAGGCCCGGGAGGATTTTCAGGCTCCTGAATCGATACTTCATAATAATTATAACCATACCAATCATGGCACCATTCATAGACATTTCCCGCCATATCGTATAGTCCATATCCATTTGCTGCATAGCTCATGACAGCCGTTGTATCGGAGCTGAAGAAATTAGCTTGTGTTTTCTCAATATCATCCCCTGTCGGATAAAGCACATTCTCGCTCCCTCCACGCGCCGCAATTTCCCACTCAGCCTCGGTTGGGAGCCGTTTTCCTACCCATTTCGCATAGGCGATCGCTCCATACCATGTCACGCCTACGACAGGATGCTTCGCATACCCGGACTCTATACTAAGCTTGCCGCCGCTGCGCTTAATGCGAGAATCGCGCAGCCGGATAATATCGTTATGATTACTATCTTTTTCTCCCCCCATCACCTCTAAGAAACGAACAAACTGTTCGTTTGTAACTGGATGAATATCAATCGCAAAGCTCGGTAAGTTGACTTGATGGCGAGGCATTTCATCGCGATTTCCATCATGGCTTCCCCGATAAAATGATCCTCCCCGAATCACGATCATATCAGTCAGAATCGGTTTGACATTTGTCACATCTTTGCGCTCTGGGCTATATACTTTAACAGACGCAGTCGATTGAAAAATGGCGCCTGGATCTAAATCATGCTGAGGGCGTTCTAGTTGCGGCATCTGCAAGACGGGCGTTAAAGTCTTTTCTGCCACTTCTTCTTCCAGATGGACGCCCTCCTCCGGCTTAGCAAGAGCTGCCACTGGCTGTAAATTCACAGACTCGGCTGCAACAGCATACTTTGCTGCCATTTGGACAGGAAGCTGTTCTTCTTGCGTTTGCTTGGGCTCTTCTTTAAAAATTTTCATGGGTGCCGCGTCAAGATTGCCCGCTCTTTCTTCAACAAAATCTATTCCTACATTAGCCACCGCAATTTTCTCTGGTTGCTTAATAGAGTCTAGGACTTCCATTAAACTGTCGGGGCGTTTGGACGGATGATTCTGCAAACAATGGCGTAATAAACTGTCCCAGTTATAGCGACATCCCCTTCTAGCAGACGGCATCTCAAAAATCCCTTCCGGCAATTCATTGAAAAGCAAGAAATAGGTTAACACGCCAAACGCATAAATATCGGCTTTATGGTCAACAGGATAAGGAGAATCTAAACGCTTCTGTTCCGGAGCGAGAAAGGCATAGTTTTGTAAAAATGAAGTATGCAAAGGAATCAGTTTTTGCTGATCCAGAGGAGGATTAGGATAACGGTCCTGCCCAGCTTTTTGCGCAACAATTTGGAGTCCAATCCCCAAAGCCTCAGCAACATTTTTATATGTTCTAGTTAGAACAGCTCCTGGCCCAATAATCCGCATAAGCCCAAAATCGGACAAGTAAACGTCTAGTCCTTGTTTTCTTTTTCCAATGAGAATATTATTAAGCTTTAGGCTGCGATGGACAAGCTCTCTATTTCCCACCTTCTTGGCATGTGCATAATCAAGCGGATCGGCAATGCGCTTTAATAAATAAAAAATCTCCTCCTCTTCCAGCGGACGGCCAAGTCCCATTATGTATTGGGCCAAGTTGGTCGTCTCGCCCAACTCATCGACAATGCAATCAGTCACAAGAAAATAAATTCCTTGGGCGAAAGAAATATTGTAGACCTTAACGATATTGGGATGATCCAATGCAGCCAATGCTCCCACATCTTCCTCAAAGCGCTGGATAAAGCTCCGGTCGGAAGCCAGTTCTTCAGGCAGAACCTTTAATACATATTGGCGCTTCATGAAACGGTGCTCTGCCAAGAAAACGGTCCCTAAAGTTCCTTGTCCAATTGGCTTGATAATGTTGTAATCCCCTAAAATGCGCGGTTCCATGCTCTTCCTCTATGTCTTATCTTTCTGCCGAAAATAGTTAGTCTAAAAATTATTTTCAAATTTCTTCCCATCTCAACCTTTTTTTTCAAAAGATGGATGAATCACTCTTAAGAGAAAAGCCAAGCTTACCCTTTAATTGCTTTTCCACATCACCCGGGATAGCGTCATCTCCGATCAAGGCCACATTGGAAATGATTGTTAAAAAGGTATTAAACTCCTCTTTAGAGCCTTGTAAAGTAAAGTCTTGATACGTTCGTTCTAGAAAAAAACTTACTTCCCCTATACCCGAATATATTGTATTTCTTTCAACCATGGCTTCTTTTTTATAATGTTCTGCCAATAGATTTTTTAATCGGTCAGCATGGCCTTTTTTGCAACTTAGGCAAAGATAGGTTTTTCTAATATGGGCAAATGCTTCAGGACAAATATACAAAGCTATGCGAGTAATAATCCCTTTTTCCGTTGAATTTTCATAATGAAAAAAATCTAGTTCCGACAAGCTTTGATTAAGGACGCGAACCCAGCCACCAAGCGTTTCAGTAATTTTTTTTTCTTCAATGATACTCCCTTCATCTGTCTGCTGATTGACGTCTTCTGGCTCTAATAATAAATTTTGTTTACCATGATCGATAGTTAGGGAGGAATGTGAAAAACCATTTAAATTCATATTAGCCCCTTCTTTAAGGTTTAAATGACCGTGCTTTAACAAGCGTCCCTAAATTGATCAATATTTGCTTTAAACGCGTTTTTGCTTTTTTGGAAGCCTAAAGCCTGCTTTTAGCAAACACTTATGAATTTTAGAGACATTTTCTTAGAAAATGCCTTAAAACCGCTAATGACCTATATTTCAAATTAGCCTCTCGAATCTAGGCTATTAGCGGTTTTAATACATTTCTTAAACAAAATCGTTAGCATATCAATCTTTTGATCAAATGAGAAGATTTTTTCAAAATAAAGCCAATTAAAAAACTCATTGCTTATTTTTTATAAAAGTCAGCTATTTTTTAAACTTTACCAAATCTTCAGAATGCGCCATTTTTCTTGTCACTTTCATCGTTAATATGGTAATTTATTCCTTTTAATGTTTGATTTTAACACTTTAAAGGTAAATTGGCTCATGGATAAACGCACGATCCTGTTTGTAGTAGCTCTTTCTCTTACTTTATTTGGACTTAATCTCTTTTTTCAACAGCAAAACGCCCAGACAAAACAAGAATGGCTCGCTCAGCAACAAGCTCAAAAAGCCCGGCAAGAGGAGCGAGTTAAAGAAGAAATTGGCCAGCGAACAGCAAATCCTGATATGCTTCCCCTCGTCAAGCTGTATAGCGACGAGCAAAAACAAAACTTTTTAGCAGGGGGGATTGCAGACGGCGATCAAATTCTTACTCTTTCATGGACAGATGATCTCCCTTCCCATATCTATGCACTAGATTCTAATGATGAATTGATCGCCTATACCCTGATTTATCATCAGCCAGGAGTAGGCGCTCCTGCCCTTTACGGAGCCAGTTCAAAAGAGGCTGCTTCTATGCCGATTGGCCACTTACCGGAATTTGGGCGATATGATCTGCAATTAGTCTCGTTCCATCCAGATGCCCGCCATCCTTTTGGCGTGACTTTGGGAGAATATACAGATGGTCATTTTTCTCTTCCTCGCCATGATTTATCTTTTTTTAATGGTCACGCAAAAGAGCATTTTCCTCATTATTTGGCCATTGCTCTTTTAAAAACGAACCGAGGCTATCTGCCAGTCGGACTCTATGAAGCAGAGCAGCAAAAATTCGTACGCCTGCAAGATACAAATGGACTGGCACAGTATATACAGCCTATCCAAACGCCTAGCCAGCCTTCGAACAAAAAAGCAGAAGAGAAATTTTACGTATTGGAAAACGCTTATCAGCAGTTCGTTTTTTCTAGCCGCGGAGGCGCCTTAGCTGAGATCAACCTTCCCTTTGAAACCAAGGATAATCCACAAAGCGTTGTGCGGGAAATTGAATTTGACCGGGATATGGTCAAGAATCATCCTTATAATGCTTACTTTCCGGCCCACCCTTATTATACCCCGTCTTCTTCGAATTCCGATTCTTTTACTTTTCATGAGCAAGGAAAGCTGGGTGGATATTATCCCTTACTACGTCGGGATTTAATTGAGAAACCTCCCTTTAAGAGCGTCAAAATTCCCGCTCAATATTACGCCCTTAATATTGTATCCGAATACCCTGAGCTTGCTGAACTGAATTTTGACGTGAAGCACTTTGATGAACGTTCGATTACTTTTGAAGCCGTCCAAAATCACCGGCGCATTACAAAGACCTACTCTTTTGGCGACTCTAAGGAAGAAGCTCCTTATTGCCTTCATTTAACGATTAAAATTGAAGGCGATGGAAGAGGATTATGGTTGACGTCAGGCATTCCCGAAGTGGAATGGATCTCCGGCGCTCCTACCCCTTC is a genomic window of Candidatus Protochlamydia phocaeensis containing:
- a CDS encoding low molecular weight protein-tyrosine-phosphatase, with amino-acid sequence MKKTARIIFVCMGNICRSPAAEGILKHLASHRPSLDIYAESCGIGDWHIGQAPDRRIQEASRARGIVLTSRAQQFQKSFLDHFDYILAADKEVLKFLYHYAKTPEQKAKMYLMTEFSSTYQGQEVPDPYYQSGGAFELVLDMLEDSCEGLLNHIEELEEKRSS
- the ispH gene encoding 4-hydroxy-3-methylbut-2-enyl diphosphate reductase, producing the protein MKLLLSKPRGFCAGVERAIETVEKALLLWGAPIYVKHEIVHNRHVVQELRDKGAIFIEDVNDVPVGARLIYSAHGVSPAVREQAKARQLIEIDATCGLVTRVHSAVKRFASQGYQIVLIGHRHHVEIIGTAGEAPDVTTIVESVDDVKNLQFSENEKLFYITQTTLSLDDVKEITQALMAKYPHIETLPSSSICYATTNRQMALREITDQTDLVLVVGDPQSSNSNRLREVASTREIESYLINDEKEIQPSWLIGKQTIGLTAGASTPEEIVQKCIQRLIELGVDEVEDIVYTHEDVVFQLPKPIVNARFSIA
- the yidC gene encoding membrane protein insertase YidC; its protein translation is MDKRTILFVVALSLTLFGLNLFFQQQNAQTKQEWLAQQQAQKARQEERVKEEIGQRTANPDMLPLVKLYSDEQKQNFLAGGIADGDQILTLSWTDDLPSHIYALDSNDELIAYTLIYHQPGVGAPALYGASSKEAASMPIGHLPEFGRYDLQLVSFHPDARHPFGVTLGEYTDGHFSLPRHDLSFFNGHAKEHFPHYLAIALLKTNRGYLPVGLYEAEQQKFVRLQDTNGLAQYIQPIQTPSQPSNKKAEEKFYVLENAYQQFVFSSRGGALAEINLPFETKDNPQSVVREIEFDRDMVKNHPYNAYFPAHPYYTPSSSNSDSFTFHEQGKLGGYYPLLRRDLIEKPPFKSVKIPAQYYALNIVSEYPELAELNFDVKHFDERSITFEAVQNHRRITKTYSFGDSKEEAPYCLHLTIKIEGDGRGLWLTSGIPEVEWISGAPTPSLKYRITRNQKAEVEKIDLPKDALTVTSTYPDWICNSNGFLGMIMDPIKEVDPGYRVQFISGNAAPSRLVEIDEEYQRYKAADMPGYMTLLPLKSQGGTMTFRFFAGPFDSDILKAIDKKYSDPATGYNPDYIACQTMHGWFTFISEPFAKFLLVLMNFFHYITGSWALSIMLLTISLRLMLYPLNTWSTKSMIRMQQISPEVSALQEKYKKDPKKAQMEIMALYRERGVNPASGCLPLLIQMPFLIGMFDLLKSSFALRGASFIPGWIDDLTAPDVLFSWSRPIFFIGTEFHLLPILLGLVMFLQQRLMSTAPKDPKLMTDQQRQQRTMGTMMAAVFAVMFYNFPSGLNIYWLFSMLLGILQQWYTTKKMQARPTEAASPQPSKKARTK
- a CDS encoding bifunctional serine/threonine-protein kinase/formylglycine-generating enzyme family protein; its protein translation is MEPRILGDYNIIKPIGQGTLGTVFLAEHRFMKRQYVLKVLPEELASDRSFIQRFEEDVGALAALDHPNIVKVYNISFAQGIYFLVTDCIVDELGETTNLAQYIMGLGRPLEEEEIFYLLKRIADPLDYAHAKKVGNRELVHRSLKLNNILIGKRKQGLDVYLSDFGLMRIIGPGAVLTRTYKNVAEALGIGLQIVAQKAGQDRYPNPPLDQQKLIPLHTSFLQNYAFLAPEQKRLDSPYPVDHKADIYAFGVLTYFLLFNELPEGIFEMPSARRGCRYNWDSLLRHCLQNHPSKRPDSLMEVLDSIKQPEKIAVANVGIDFVEERAGNLDAAPMKIFKEEPKQTQEEQLPVQMAAKYAVAAESVNLQPVAALAKPEEGVHLEEEVAEKTLTPVLQMPQLERPQHDLDPGAIFQSTASVKVYSPERKDVTNVKPILTDMIVIRGGSFYRGSHDGNRDEMPRHQVNLPSFAIDIHPVTNEQFVRFLEVMGGEKDSNHNDIIRLRDSRIKRSGGKLSIESGYAKHPVVGVTWYGAIAYAKWVGKRLPTEAEWEIAARGGSENVLYPTGDDIEKTQANFFSSDTTAVMSYAANGYGLYDMAGNVYEWCHDWYGYNYYEVSIQEPENPPGPLQGVYRVLRGGCWKSLKEDLRCSRRHRNNPGTVNGTYGFRCATDVQIS